One window from the genome of Caloenas nicobarica isolate bCalNic1 unplaced genomic scaffold, bCalNic1.hap1 Scaffold_231, whole genome shotgun sequence encodes:
- the LOC136002730 gene encoding ETS domain-containing transcription factor ERF-like — protein MSRGVWGYAAYRRVQEGTQEFKRDPGVREGTQASGPHTSRPPPGFAFPDWAYKPESSPGSRQIQLWHFILELLRQERYREVIAWQGDYGEFVIKDPDEVARLWGVRKCKPHMNYDKLSRALRSDPQAAPRGWGGGLGGVEGGLGLLRGSG, from the coding sequence agttcaggaggggacccaggagttcaagagggacccaggcgtccgggaggggacccaggcgtccgggccccacacgTCCCGTCCCCCCCCAGGCTTCGCGTTCCCGGACTGGGCGTACAAGCCGGAGTCGAGCCCGGGCTCGCGGCAGATCCAGCTCTGGCACTTCAtcctggagctgctgcggcAGGAGCGGTACCGCGAGGTCATCGCCTGGCAGGGCGACTACGGCGAGTTCGTCATCAAGGACCCCGACGAGGTCGCGCGGCTCTGGGGGGTGCGCAAGTGCAAGCCCCACATGAACTACGACAAGCTCAGCCGGGCGCTCAGGTCAGACCCACAAGCGGCtccacggggctgggggggggggttggggggcgTAGAGGGGGGTTTGGGCCTCCTGAGGGGTTCCGGAg